From a single Pseudopipra pipra isolate bDixPip1 chromosome 15, bDixPip1.hap1, whole genome shotgun sequence genomic region:
- the LOC135422387 gene encoding protocadherin alpha-2-like: protein MGECAWGAVLRVVAVQAAWALCWGQVRYSVPEEAKAGTVVGRVAQDLGVEAGEAEARRLRLVPGGRRASVEVSGASGALVVSSRLDREELCGKSAPCALRLEVLLERPLRVFHVELEVTDINDNAPIFPAARKNISIAELSTMPGSRFPLEGASDADIGANAQLSYTLSPSEHFSLDLQKLNERNIEPELVLTKPLDRETMPVHRLLLTASDGGRPSLTGTMELVISVLDANDNAPQFNQSLYKVQLPESAAVGTLVVRVNATDPDEGSNSEVTYSVTNFFPPSGKDVISINPKTGEIHLTGALDFEEVSMFDFRIEARDQGTPPLSGHCKVVLEVLDVNDNAPEVRVTSLSVPVAEDASLGTVVALLSVWDRDSGSNGRVRCWVWPSGPFVLEATLSGSYSLVLRELLDRERVSEYEVEVRAEDGGSPSLGGRVGLRVPVSDVNDNAPSFAQAVYTVLARENNLAGAELARLWARDPDEAGNGRVSYSLWEGALGGGSGPWWSGTSGSVGGVAASSYVSVEAESGVLRALRPLDYEEVQVLQFEVRAVDAGEPSLCGNATVQLFVLDENDNAPALLPAAGGGSEAGAVSGEAGTLWAWASWGSPSGQVVAKIRAVDADSGYNAWLHYELWEPRGKSALFRVGLYSGEVSTARALEEADGPRQRLVIVVRDHGEPARSATATLSVSLVEGGEAALAAAAGSSSLLPRSLAGGESGSGPAAAAAATNVWLVVAICGVSSLFLLAVVLYGASRWAPRAAVLSGPGPTTLVCASEVGSWSYSQRHSRSLCVADGAAKSDLMVFSPNFPPPPGAAAKDTQPEPPSLLDTVSGPPSVSFLPRRTLLSSVPSSLPPAPVLLRVWPRLPYLRAVVAYGY, encoded by the coding sequence ATGGGCGAGTGTGCGTGGGGTGCGGTGTTGCGGGTGGTGGCGGTGCAGGCGGCGTGGGcgctgtgctgggggcaggtgcGGTACTCGGTGCCGGAGGAAGCCAAGGCCGGGACGGTGGTGGGCCGTGTGGCGCAGGACCTGGGTGTGGAGGCGGGCGAGGCGGAGGCGCGGCGGCTGCGGCTGGTGCCTGGGGGCCGGCGGGCGAGCGTGGAGGTGAGCGGGGCGAGCGGGGCGCTGGTGGTGAGCTCGCGGCTGGACCGGGAGGAGCTGTGCGGCAAGAGCGCGCCGTGCGCGCTGcggctggaggtgctgctggagcgGCCGCTGCGCGTCTTCCACGTGGAGCTGGAGGTCACCGACATTAATGACAATGCCCCCATCTTCCCCGCCGCCCGAAAAAACATCAGCATCGCGGAGTTATCCACAATGCCCGGCTCCCGTTTCCCGCTGGAGGGCGCGTCTGATGCGGATATCGGAGCGAATGCTCAGCTCTCCTACACACTCAGTCCCAGCGAACATTTCTCTTTGGATTTACAAAAATTGAATGAGCGAAACATTGAACCTGAACTTGTTTTAACGAAACCTCTGGACCGGGAGACGATGCCGGTGCACCGGTTGTTGCTGACGGCGAGTGACGGAGGCCGGCCGTCTCTGACAGGGACGATGGAACTGGTGATCTCAGTGCTGGATGCGAATGACAACGCGCCGCAGTTCAACCAGTCGTTGTATAAAGTGCAGCTGCCTGAGAGCGCTGCAGTGGGGACGCTGGTGGTGCGGGTGAACGCCACGGATCCTGACGAGGGAAGTAACAGTGAGGTGACCTACAGCGTGACGAACTTCTTTCCGCCGAGTGgaaaagatgtgatttccatAAATCCAAAGACGGGGGAGATTCACCTGACTGGCGCCCTTGACTTCGAAGAAGTCAGTATGTTTGATTTCCGTATAGAAGCGAGAGACCAAGGGACACCCCCGCTGTCGGGTCACTGCAAGGtggtgctggaggtgctggacGTGAACGACAACGCGCCGGAGGTGCGGGTGACGTCGCTGTCGGTGCCGGTGGCCGAGGACGCGTCGCTGGGGACGGTGGTGGCCCTGCTGAGCGTGTGGGACCGGGACTCGGGGTCGAACGGTCGTGTGCGGTGCTGGGTGTGGCCGTCGGGTCCGTTCGTTCTGGAGGCGACGTTGTCGGGGTCGTACTCGCTGGTGCTGCGGGAGTTGCTGGACCGGGAGCGGGTGTCGGAGTACGAGGTGGAGGTGCGTGCGGAGGACGGCGGTTCTCCGTCGCTGGGCGGCCGCGTTGGGCTGCGTGTGCCGGTGTCGGACGTGAACGACAACGCGCCGTCGTTCGCGCAGGCGGTGTACACGGTGCTGGCGCGGGAGAACAACTTGGCGGGCGCGGAGCTGGCGCGGCTGTGGGCGCGGGACCCGGACGAGGCGGGCAACGGGCGCGTGAGCTACTCGTTGTGGGAGGGCGCGTTGGGCGGGGGGTCGGGACCGTGGTGGTCGGGGACGTCGGGGTCGGTGGGGGGTGTTGCGGCGTCGAGCTACGTGTCGGTGGAGGCGGAGAGCGGCGTGTTGCGGGCGCTGCGGCCGCTGGACTACGAGGaggtgcaggtgctgcagttcGAGGTGCGTGCGGTGGACGCGGGGGAGCCGTCGCTGTGCGGCAACGCGACGGTGCAGCTGTTCGTGCTGGACGAGAACGACAACGCGCCGGCGCTGCtgccggcggcgggcggcgggtcGGAGGCCGGGGCGGTGTCGGGGGAGGCGGGGACGCTGTGGGCGTGGGCGTCGTGGGGTTCTCCGTCGGGTCAGGTGGTGGCGAAGATCCGGGCGGTGGACGCGGACTCGGGCTACAACGCGTGGCTGCACTACGAGCTGTGGGAGCCGCGGGGCAAGAGCGCCTTGTTCCGCGTGGGGCTGTACAGCGGCGAGGTGAGCACGGCGCGGGCGCTGGAGGAGGCGGACGGGCCGCGGCAGAGGCTGGTGATCGTGGTGCGGGACCACGGCGAGCCGGCGCGCTCGGCCACGGCGACGCTGAGCGTGTCGCTGGTGGAGGGCGGcgaggcggcgctggcggcggcggcgggctcGTCGTCGCTGCTGCCGCGCTCGTTGGCGGGCGGCGAGAGCGGCTccgggccggcggcggcggcggcggcgacgAACGTGTGGCTGGTGGTGGCGATCTGCGGCGTGTCGAGCCTGTTCCTGCTGGCCGTGGTGCTGTACGGGGCGTCGCGCTGGGCGCCGCGGGCGGCCGTGCTGTCGGGGCCCGGGCCCACGACGCTGGTGTGCGCCAGCGAAGTGGGCAGCTGGTCGTACTCGCAGCGCCACAGCCGGAGCCTGTGCGTGGCGGACGGCGCGGCCAAGAGCGACCTGATGGTTTTCAGCCCCAActtcccgccgccgcccggcgccgcGGCCAAGGACACGCAGCCGGAGCCTCCCTCTCTCCTCGACACGGTCAGTGGCCCTCcctctgtctccttccttccccggAGAACTCTCCTCTCTTCCGTCCCCTCTTCTCTGCCCCCTGCGCCCGTGCTATTGAGAGTCTGGCCCCGCCTGCCCTACCTGAGGGCCGTGGTTGCTTATGGATATTAA
- the LOC135422320 gene encoding LOW QUALITY PROTEIN: protocadherin alpha-2-like (The sequence of the model RefSeq protein was modified relative to this genomic sequence to represent the inferred CDS: inserted 1 base in 1 codon) has translation MGECAWGAVLRVVAVQAAWALCWGQVRYSVPEEAKAGTVVGRVAQDLGVEAGEAEARRLRLVPGGRRASVEVSGASGALVVSSRLDREELCGKSAPCALRLEVLLERPLRVFHVELEVTDINDNAPTFPAARKNISIAELSTMPGSRFPLEGASDADIGANAQLSYTLSPSEHFSLDLQKSNEPNIEPELVLTKPLDRETMPVHRLLLTASDGGRPSLTGTMELVISVLDANDNAPQFNQSVYKVQLPENALEGTLVMRVNATDPDEGSNSELTYTVTNFFPPSGSDVISMNPKTGEIRLTGTLDFEEINTFNFRIEARDQGTPPLSGHCKVVLEVLDVNDNAPEVRVTSLSVPVPEDASLGTVVALLSVWDRDSGSNGRVRCWVWPSGPFVLEATLSGSYSLVLRELLDRERVSEYEVEVRAEDGGSPSLGGRVGLRVPVSDVNDNAPSFAQAVYTVLARENNLAGAELARLWARDPDEAGNGRVSYSLWEGALGGGSGPWWSGTSGSVGGVAASSYVSVEAESGVLRALRPLDYEEVQVLQFEVRAVDAGEPSLCGNATVQLFVVDENDNAPALLPAAGGGSEAGAVSGEAGTLWAWASWGSPSGQVVAKIRAVDADSGYNAWLRYELWEPRGKSALFRVGLYSGEVSTARALEEADGPRQRLVIVVRDHGEPARSATATLSVSLVEGGEAALAAAAGSSSLLPRSLAGGESGSGPAAAAAATNVWLVVAICGVSSLFLLAVVLYGASRWAPRAAVLSGPGPTTLVCASEVGSWSYSQRHSRSLCVADGAAKSDLMVFSPNFPPPPGAAAKDTXAGASLSPRHEHDINGIAI, from the exons ATGGGCGAGTGTGCGTGGGGTGCGGTGTTGCGGGTGGTGGCGGTGCAGGCGGCGTGGGcgctgtgctgggggcaggtgcGGTACTCGGTGCCGGAGGAAGCCAAGGCCGGGACGGTGGTGGGCCGTGTGGCGCAGGACCTGGGTGTGGAGGCGGGCGAGGCGGAGGCGCGGCGGCTGCGGCTGGTGCCTGGGGGCCGGCGGGCGAGCGTGGAGGTGAGCGGGGCGAGCGGGGCGCTGGTGGTGAGCTCGCGGCTGGACCGGGAGGAGCTGTGCGGCAAGAGCGCGCCGTGCGCGCTGcggctggaggtgctgctggagcgGCCGCTGCGCGTCTTCCACGTGGAGCTGGAGGTCACCGACATTAATGACAATGCCCCGACCTTCCCCGCCGCCCGAAAAAACATCAGCATCGCGGAGTTATCCACAATGCCCGGCTCCCGTTTCCCACTGGAGGGCGCGTCTGATGCGGATATCGGAGCGAACGCGCAGCTCTCCTACACATTGAGTCCCAGTGAACATTTCTCTTTGGATTTACAAAAATCGAATGAACCAAATATTGAACCTGAACTTGTTTTAACGAAACCGCTGGATCGCGAGACGATGCCGGTGCACCGGTTGTTGCTGACAGCGAGTGACGGGGGCCGGCCGTCTCTGACAGGGACGATGGAACTGGTGATCTCGGTGCTGGATGCGAACGACAACGCGCCCCAGTTCAACCAGTCGGTGTATAAAGTGCAGCTGCCGGAAAATGCATTAGAGGGGACGCTGGTGATGCGGGTAAACGCCACGGATCCTGACGAGGGAAGTAACAGTGAGCTGACCTACACCGTAACCAACTTCTTTCCCCCGAGTGGAAGTGATGTCATTTCCATGAATCCAAAGACGGGGGAAATCCGTCTCACGGGCACCCTGGACTTTGAAGAAATCAATACATTTAATTTTCGTATTGAAGCAAGGGACCAGGGGACACCCCCGCTGTCGGGTCACTGCAAGGtggtgctggaggtgctggacGTGAACGACAACGCGCCGGAGGTGCGGGTGACGTCGCTGTCGGTGCCGGTGCCCGAAGACGCGTCGCTGGGGACGGTGGTGGCCCTGCTGAGCGTGTGGGACCGGGACTCGGGGTCGAACGGTCGTGTGCGGTGCTGGGTGTGGCCGTCGGGTCCGTTCGTTCTGGAGGCGACGTTGTCGGGGTCGTACTCGCTGGTGCTGCGGGAGTTGCTGGACCGGGAGCGGGTGTCGGAGTACGAGGTGGAGGTGCGTGCGGAGGACGGCGGTTCTCCGTCGCTGGGCGGCCGCGTTGGGCTGCGTGTGCCGGTGTCGGACGTGAACGACAACGCGCCGTCGTTCGCGCAGGCGGTGTACACGGTGCTGGCGCGGGAGAACAACTTGGCGGGCGCGGAGCTGGCGCGGCTGTGGGCGCGGGACCCGGACGAGGCGGGCAACGGGCGCGTGAGCTACTCGTTGTGGGAGGGCGCGTTGGGCGGGGGGTCGGGACCGTGGTGGTCGGGGACGTCGGGGTCGGTGGGGGGTGTTGCGGCGTCGAGCTACGTGTCGGTGGAGGCGGAGAGCGGTGTGTTGCGGGCGCTGCGGCCGCTGGACTACGAGGaggtgcaggtgctgcagttcGAGGTGCGTGCGGTGGACGCGGGGGAGCCGTCGCTGTGCGGCAACGCGACGGTGCAGCTGTTCGTGGTGGACGAGAACGACAACGCGCCGGCGCTGCtgccggcggcgggcggcgggtcGGAGGCCGGGGCGGTGTCGGGGGAGGCGGGGACGCTGTGGGCGTGGGCGTCGTGGGGTTCTCCGTCGGGTCAGGTGGTGGCGAAGATCCGGGCGGTGGACGCGGACTCGGGCTACAACGCGTGGCTGCGCTACGAGCTGTGGGAGCCGCGGGGCAAGAGCGCCTTGTTCCGCGTGGGGCTGTACAGCGGCGAGGTGAGCACGGCGCGGGCGCTGGAGGAGGCGGACGGGCCGCGGCAGAGGCTGGTGATCGTGGTGCGGGACCACGGCGAGCCGGCGCGCTCGGCCACGGCGACGCTGAGCGTGTCGCTGGTGGAGGGCGGcgaggcggcgctggcggcggcggcgggctcGTCGTCGCTGCTGCCGCGCTCGTTGGCGGGCGGCGAGAGCGGCTCtgggccggcggcggcggcggcggcgacgAACGTGTGGCTGGTGGTGGCGATCTGCGGCGTGTCGAGCCTGTTCCTGCTGGCCGTGGTGCTGTACGGGGCGTCGCGCTGGGCGCCGCGGGCGGCCGTGCTGTCGGGGCCCGGGCCCACGACGCTGGTGTGCGCCAGCGAAGTGGGCAGCTGGTCGTACTCGCAGCGCCACAGCCGGAGCCTGTGCGTGGCGGACGGCGCGGCCAAGAGCGACCTGATGGTTTTCAGCCCCAActtcccgccgccgcccggcgccgcGGCCAAGGACA CAGCCGGAGCCTCCCTCTCTCCTCGACACG AGCATGACATCAATGGCATTGCCATTTAG